A genomic segment from Desulfurella amilsii encodes:
- a CDS encoding acyl-CoA dehydrogenase family protein, with the protein MKGGEFIVKETDKNDVTIPEEITEEQKQMAETAESFVVNEILPDIDEIDKHNLDLLKKHLKEASELGFLGIYAPEEYDGVDLDTKTTVAIADKMGAAGSFAVAFAAHAGIGSLPLIYFGTKEQKDKYLRKIATGEWIAAYCLTEPDAGTDAMNITTNATLSEDGKYYILNGSKTYITNGGIANLFTVFAKINKTDYAAFLIERTFEGVSIGREEDKMGIRGSSTTPVMFDNVKVPAENLLGEVGKGYKIAFSVLDEGRFLLSAAAIGGAKMALQEAIKYGNQRKQFKLPITKFGAIKEKTADMITNIFAGESLNYRLADLYDKEIAKIDHNDPQYYLKKQKALEEYSIECSISKVFGSEALDFVVDETVQIFGGYGFIKDYPAERFYRDARINRIFEGTNEINRLLVPGIMLKKAMKNELPLQQGAMAAFEALITPSFDEIDESKKYAAEKNLIKNLKTLYLALSGMAVQKYLDSIKKEEEILFALADTAINIFALESAVLRADKAQDIVNPNKLPLYDAVIKTVAFECTNNIEEAAKKAAFYIGGDALQSVLSGIRRFTRYDANDLLEAKRLIANIAIEQEKYIF; encoded by the coding sequence ATGAAAGGCGGAGAGTTTATTGTAAAAGAAACTGATAAAAACGATGTAACAATACCAGAGGAAATAACTGAAGAACAAAAGCAAATGGCAGAAACAGCTGAATCTTTTGTTGTAAATGAAATTTTGCCAGATATCGATGAAATAGATAAACATAACCTGGATTTGTTAAAAAAACATCTAAAAGAAGCATCTGAGCTAGGTTTTTTGGGCATCTACGCACCAGAGGAGTACGATGGCGTTGATTTAGATACAAAAACCACCGTGGCAATCGCAGACAAAATGGGTGCTGCAGGCTCGTTTGCAGTAGCCTTTGCAGCACATGCTGGTATAGGTAGTTTGCCTTTGATTTACTTTGGTACAAAAGAACAAAAGGATAAATACTTAAGAAAGATTGCAACAGGTGAGTGGATTGCGGCATACTGTCTAACCGAACCAGATGCTGGCACTGATGCTATGAATATTACCACAAACGCAACTCTATCAGAAGATGGTAAATACTACATCCTTAATGGCTCAAAAACTTACATAACAAACGGTGGTATTGCAAATTTATTTACCGTTTTTGCAAAAATCAACAAAACTGATTATGCTGCTTTTTTAATTGAACGCACATTTGAAGGCGTAAGCATTGGTAGAGAAGAAGATAAAATGGGCATAAGAGGTTCATCTACCACACCTGTTATGTTTGACAATGTAAAAGTGCCTGCGGAAAACCTGCTAGGAGAGGTTGGAAAAGGTTACAAAATTGCATTTAGTGTGCTTGATGAGGGAAGGTTTTTGCTTTCTGCTGCTGCAATCGGTGGCGCTAAAATGGCACTTCAAGAAGCAATCAAGTACGGAAACCAAAGAAAACAATTTAAACTTCCAATCACTAAATTTGGTGCTATAAAAGAAAAAACTGCAGATATGATAACAAACATTTTTGCAGGAGAATCACTAAATTACAGACTTGCAGATCTTTATGATAAAGAAATTGCAAAAATTGACCATAATGATCCACAATACTATTTAAAAAAACAAAAGGCGCTTGAAGAGTACAGCATAGAATGCTCGATATCAAAAGTATTTGGAAGTGAAGCGCTTGATTTTGTCGTTGATGAGACCGTCCAAATATTTGGTGGTTATGGCTTTATTAAAGATTATCCTGCAGAAAGGTTTTATAGAGATGCAAGGATTAATAGAATTTTTGAAGGCACAAACGAAATAAACAGACTCCTAGTGCCAGGCATAATGCTTAAAAAAGCAATGAAAAATGAGCTACCACTACAGCAAGGCGCAATGGCCGCATTTGAAGCATTAATTACACCTTCGTTTGATGAAATTGATGAATCAAAAAAATATGCTGCTGAAAAAAACTTAATTAAAAACCTAAAAACATTGTATTTAGCACTAAGTGGCATGGCAGTTCAAAAATATTTAGACAGTATAAAAAAAGAAGAAGAAATATTGTTTGCTCTAGCTGATACAGCAATAAATATTTTTGCACTAGAAAGTGCTGTTTTGAGGGCTGATAAAGCTCAAGACATAGTAAACCCCAATAAATTGCCACTTTACGATGCAGTAATAAAAACTGTAGCTTTTGAGTGTACAAACAACATCGAAGAAGCTGCAAAAAAGGCTGCTTTTTACATTGGTGGTGATGCGCTACAAAGCGTATTAAGCGGAATAAGAAGATTTACAAGGTACGATGCTAACGATTTATTGGAAGCGAAAAGGTTGATAGCAAATATTGCAATTGAACAAGAAAAGTACATATTTTAA
- a CDS encoding acyl-CoA dehydrogenase family protein encodes MYNVILSESQKKIFEEAGEFVKSVDKKLLIDMDADLIEYPKQAVKRLGELNLLGIRFEKQLGGRNLSWQEEVVLIEEIGMLGSAVSCASVLPSIVGEAISKFGSNYQKEKYLKPTLKGDLICAEGLTEPRGGSDFFGATTVAKKDGSKWVLNGQKRFIVGAKGADYFLIYAKTNFDNDYKKNMSAFLVDKESINVENLYELMGARGAGTGRIVLKDAIVNEENLVGKEGEGSKIFYQMMIPERLTTAAGALGIAKASLEIALKYSKNRKAFAQPIKNFEAVSFKIAQSSAQLDAARALAHTAAKAVDESIEASIQRRLVSEAKRFSTQSAWEIVNNAMQIMGGIGYTNVYPIERYLRDARLMMIWTGTNEIMDLIVQHELYKEIDKKHIKRDIENDAKSSDKIEEKVFE; translated from the coding sequence ATGTACAATGTTATTTTAAGCGAAAGTCAAAAAAAGATTTTTGAAGAAGCCGGTGAGTTTGTAAAAAGTGTAGACAAAAAACTACTAATAGACATGGATGCGGATTTAATTGAGTACCCAAAACAAGCCGTAAAAAGACTTGGTGAGTTAAACTTGCTTGGCATAAGGTTTGAAAAACAATTAGGTGGAAGGAATTTAAGCTGGCAAGAAGAAGTTGTATTAATAGAAGAAATTGGCATGCTGGGTTCAGCGGTTTCTTGTGCAAGCGTTTTGCCTTCAATTGTAGGTGAGGCTATATCAAAATTTGGAAGCAACTATCAAAAAGAAAAATATCTAAAACCTACATTAAAAGGGGATCTTATTTGTGCAGAAGGTCTAACTGAACCAAGAGGGGGCTCAGATTTTTTTGGTGCAACAACAGTAGCAAAAAAAGACGGCAGCAAATGGGTTTTAAATGGCCAAAAAAGGTTTATTGTGGGCGCAAAAGGTGCCGATTATTTTTTGATTTACGCCAAAACAAATTTTGACAATGATTATAAAAAAAATATGAGCGCATTTTTAGTTGACAAAGAATCTATAAACGTAGAAAATTTATACGAGCTTATGGGCGCAAGAGGTGCTGGTACAGGCAGGATTGTTTTAAAAGATGCAATAGTAAATGAAGAAAATTTGGTTGGCAAAGAAGGCGAAGGATCCAAAATATTTTACCAAATGATGATACCAGAGCGTTTAACTACAGCAGCTGGAGCTTTGGGTATTGCAAAAGCAAGCTTAGAAATTGCGCTTAAATACTCAAAAAATAGAAAAGCGTTTGCTCAGCCCATAAAAAATTTTGAAGCAGTGAGTTTTAAAATTGCGCAATCCAGTGCTCAGCTTGATGCAGCAAGGGCGCTTGCGCACACAGCGGCTAAAGCTGTGGATGAATCTATAGAAGCAAGCATTCAGCGTAGGCTTGTTAGTGAAGCCAAGAGGTTTTCAACACAAAGTGCATGGGAGATTGTTAATAATGCGATGCAGATTATGGGTGGTATTGGCTATACTAATGTTTATCCTATTGAAAGATACCTCAGAGACGCCAGATTGATGATGATATGGACTGGCACAAACGAGATAATGGATTTAATAGTCCAGCACGAATTATACAAAGAGATTGATAAAAAACACATAAAACGAGATATAGAAAATGACGCCAAATCGTCAGACAAAATAGAAGAAAAGGTATTTGAGTAA
- a CDS encoding MBL fold metallo-hydrolase — MDKHTLDTPYPVGPVHFYTCEVKGDIIMFDTGPYTFLALDYVKKNINLNKLKYVFITHTHADHYGLENFLSRNSQAKIFMSKIDHLKFKILEGRIEISKKILIECGFNEHYIEQIKLILLNFVNSVPAPINYNILEESKFDVDLSYLSCPGHSKSDIVYLFDGYAITGDILLHNIFQTPLLDVDYDKKDRFNNYEAYCNTLLKLSLLEKYTILPGHRQHTSIEEIVSFYVTKIIERASLIQNYSQESIFNIIKKAIPYALNDPFTAYIKASEILFFLDFLSKPYILRESLEKINIMDRHISVMFDRLFSNKALSKKLN; from the coding sequence ATGGATAAACATACGCTTGATACGCCTTATCCTGTTGGTCCTGTACACTTCTATACCTGCGAGGTCAAAGGGGATATTATTATGTTTGATACAGGACCTTACACTTTTTTAGCGCTTGACTACGTTAAAAAAAACATAAATTTAAACAAACTAAAATATGTATTTATTACACATACCCACGCAGACCACTATGGTCTTGAAAATTTTCTCTCAAGAAACAGCCAGGCAAAAATATTTATGTCAAAAATAGATCACCTTAAATTTAAAATTTTAGAGGGCCGTATAGAAATTTCAAAAAAAATTCTCATTGAGTGCGGATTTAACGAACACTATATCGAACAAATCAAGCTTATACTTTTAAATTTTGTTAATAGCGTACCAGCACCTATAAATTATAATATATTAGAAGAATCAAAATTTGATGTTGATTTATCTTATTTATCGTGTCCAGGGCACTCAAAAAGCGATATAGTGTACTTGTTTGATGGATATGCAATCACGGGCGATATTTTATTGCATAATATTTTTCAAACACCACTTTTGGATGTTGATTACGATAAAAAAGATCGCTTCAACAATTATGAAGCTTACTGCAATACACTCTTAAAATTATCTCTTTTGGAAAAATACACAATTTTACCAGGCCATAGACAACACACCTCTATAGAAGAAATAGTTAGTTTTTATGTTACAAAAATTATTGAAAGGGCAAGCTTAATTCAAAACTATTCACAAGAATCAATTTTTAATATTATAAAAAAAGCGATTCCGTATGCTTTGAATGATCCATTTACTGCCTACATCAAAGCCTCAGAAATACTCTTTTTTTTAGACTTTTTATCTAAGCCTTACATTTTAAGAGAAAGCTTGGAGAAAATAAACATTATGGATAGACACATTTCAGTTATGTTTGATAGGCTATTTTCAAATAAAGCTTTGTCAAAAAAATTAAATTAA
- the gpmI gene encoding 2,3-bisphosphoglycerate-independent phosphoglycerate mutase: protein MNKVLLVIFDGFGVNQNRAYNAIALAKTPNLDYYFANNPHTVIEASGIACGLPDGQFGNSEVGHLTLGSGRILKQDLLRISEAFENGSINENPKWQKIIKENINKRLHLIGLISDGGVHSHIEHIIALIKLLVKNNIEPVLHMITDGRDTPPTSAPLYLDILEKLFKKLQKGTIATVSGRYYAMDRAQNYDRVEKAYKAIVNNEGISAKNAKIAIEQAYTKGETDEFITPTFIGDVLPIQKDEAVLFFDFRADRMRQIVSAFGSPDFKYFKRDNVFKVYCMVEYDEKFDFDVLFKPNFPKNVLAEVISKAGFKQFHCAEKEKYAHVTYFFNGGKEEPFDKEDRIIVPSPNVSTYDLAPKMSAQEVADQTIQAIKKHYDFIVVNFANGDMVGHTAVQKACIVAVETLDVQFNRLVKTALDEGYKILLTADHGNCDEMVDPITGEPHTQHTIYPVPFLIIGDKSSLRTQGGICDIAPTVLDLLNLKKPQEMTGKSLLLKPTYYV from the coding sequence TTGAATAAAGTATTGTTGGTTATATTTGATGGTTTTGGTGTGAACCAAAATAGAGCTTACAATGCTATTGCCTTAGCAAAAACACCTAATTTAGATTACTATTTTGCCAATAACCCACACACAGTCATCGAGGCTTCAGGTATTGCGTGTGGTCTTCCAGATGGCCAATTTGGTAACTCAGAAGTAGGGCATCTTACACTTGGATCCGGTAGAATATTAAAGCAGGATCTACTTAGAATTTCAGAAGCTTTTGAAAATGGCAGTATAAATGAAAACCCTAAATGGCAAAAAATTATAAAAGAAAATATAAATAAACGCCTTCATCTTATTGGTTTGATTTCTGATGGGGGCGTGCACTCACACATTGAGCATATTATTGCTCTTATTAAATTATTAGTAAAAAACAATATTGAACCAGTTTTACACATGATAACAGACGGCAGAGACACCCCACCAACAAGCGCTCCTCTTTATTTAGATATTTTAGAAAAGCTCTTTAAAAAATTACAAAAAGGCACAATTGCAACCGTTAGCGGTAGGTATTATGCAATGGATAGAGCGCAAAACTATGATAGAGTAGAAAAAGCATACAAAGCTATTGTAAATAATGAAGGAATATCGGCAAAAAATGCTAAAATTGCTATAGAGCAAGCCTACACAAAAGGCGAAACAGACGAATTTATAACGCCTACTTTTATTGGGGATGTTTTGCCTATTCAAAAAGACGAAGCAGTGTTGTTTTTTGATTTTCGAGCCGATAGAATGCGTCAGATTGTAAGTGCTTTTGGTAGTCCAGATTTTAAATATTTTAAACGTGATAATGTTTTTAAAGTGTATTGCATGGTAGAGTACGATGAAAAGTTTGACTTTGATGTATTGTTTAAGCCAAATTTTCCCAAAAATGTATTAGCAGAAGTTATAAGCAAAGCGGGATTCAAACAATTTCACTGTGCAGAAAAAGAAAAGTACGCCCACGTGACTTATTTTTTCAATGGAGGTAAAGAAGAGCCTTTTGATAAAGAAGATAGAATCATAGTGCCCTCACCGAACGTATCCACATACGACTTAGCACCAAAGATGAGCGCTCAAGAAGTAGCAGATCAAACAATTCAAGCTATTAAAAAACATTATGATTTTATTGTGGTAAACTTTGCAAATGGGGACATGGTAGGTCATACTGCCGTGCAGAAAGCTTGTATTGTAGCAGTTGAAACGCTTGATGTTCAGTTTAACCGTTTAGTAAAAACTGCTTTAGACGAAGGCTATAAGATATTGCTTACAGCAGACCATGGCAATTGCGATGAAATGGTAGATCCAATAACAGGAGAGCCTCATACACAACACACAATATACCCTGTGCCATTCTTAATTATCGGCGATAAATCAAGCTTAAGAACGCAAGGCGGCATATGCGACATTGCCCCAACGGTTTTGGATTTATTAAACCTGAAAAAACCTCAGGAAATGACGGGAAAAAGTTTGTTACTAAAACCTACTTATTATGTTTAG
- a CDS encoding aldolase, which yields MDVKVPLDVPYEKRQSYIRNFNVMTHETGRLALFAGDQKIEHMNGDFFGPNIPIDDSSPEHLFKIAQNAKIGAFASQVGLLVRYGVDYPKIPYVVKINSKTNLVKKDFKDPLSTAMVDIEQIDRLKKQSGLNIVGVGYTIYTGSEFEYIMLREAAQIIFEAHQLGLIAIIWSYPRGKSVIDEYDPHLVAGACGVAACLGADFVKVNFPKKEGVNIFEAFKEAVLAAGRTRVMCAGGSSKEPKAFLEELYNQVHISGVQGAATGRNIHQKPLKEAINFANAIYAVLVENKTVEETYKTYQEG from the coding sequence ATGGATGTAAAGGTTCCACTTGATGTGCCATACGAGAAAAGACAATCATACATTAGAAACTTTAATGTTATGACACATGAAACAGGCAGGTTAGCGCTATTTGCTGGAGATCAAAAAATAGAGCATATGAATGGTGATTTTTTTGGACCAAATATCCCAATAGATGATAGCTCTCCCGAGCATCTTTTTAAAATTGCCCAAAATGCAAAAATTGGTGCTTTTGCTTCTCAAGTTGGCCTTCTTGTTAGATATGGTGTAGATTACCCAAAGATACCATACGTTGTAAAAATTAATTCTAAAACAAATTTAGTAAAAAAAGACTTCAAAGACCCTTTAAGCACAGCTATGGTTGATATTGAGCAAATTGATAGATTAAAAAAGCAATCTGGTTTAAATATTGTTGGTGTCGGCTATACCATTTACACGGGAAGTGAGTTTGAGTACATAATGCTAAGGGAAGCGGCACAAATTATCTTCGAAGCTCACCAGTTAGGCTTGATCGCGATCATTTGGTCTTATCCTAGAGGAAAAAGCGTAATAGATGAGTATGACCCTCACTTAGTAGCAGGCGCTTGCGGTGTAGCTGCGTGCCTAGGTGCTGATTTTGTTAAAGTAAATTTTCCAAAAAAAGAAGGCGTTAATATATTTGAAGCTTTTAAAGAAGCTGTGCTAGCAGCAGGTAGAACGCGTGTAATGTGCGCAGGTGGCTCATCAAAAGAACCAAAAGCATTCTTAGAAGAACTTTACAATCAAGTACATATAAGTGGTGTTCAAGGAGCAGCAACAGGCAGAAATATACATCAAAAACCACTCAAAGAAGCTATTAACTTTGCAAATGCAATATACGCAGTTTTAGTCGAAAATAAAACCGTTGAAGAAACTTACAAAACTTATCAAGAGGGTTAG
- the pyk gene encoding pyruvate kinase: MLNLPLNKTKIVCTIGPASSSSAVMEKMMQNGMNIARINFAHGTFSEHETVINRLRQTAASLNRRLVILGDLPGPKIRVGNIEPIELKENDRVILSAQAEGSEIPVSLENFSNYLKVGDTIYLNDGFIQLKVEDIKGKKVHCICLIGGKLSSHKGINLPGADLPLKAIGDFEKQCIGFAKDIGIDAISVSFAQNRQDILDAKAYCEQIGYNPFIIAKIERFKAIENINEILEESNGIMVARGDLGVETPIESIAILQKQLIQKANMLGKPVITATQMLESMVENIRPTRAEATDVANAILDGTDCVMLSEESAIGKYPDIAVLMLSKIAQHTEHKRYIYPIYETLSKVLSSKTISLEDTMAVNVFTTVKNLNPLLLVTPTTSGATVRRMSRFKLPIWILGVSHNKNVTQNLEFSYGVYPIYEEELPQDWKSYIQSLIGKQDSFFVLVRGPSRKNPDANNSLEIVRLGVGLPI; encoded by the coding sequence ATGTTGAATCTCCCCCTAAACAAGACAAAAATTGTTTGCACTATTGGGCCTGCATCATCAAGCAGTGCTGTTATGGAAAAGATGATGCAAAATGGTATGAATATTGCCCGCATTAATTTTGCACACGGGACTTTTTCTGAGCATGAGACTGTAATAAACCGCTTAAGACAAACAGCTGCTTCATTAAATAGGCGTCTTGTAATTTTGGGTGACTTACCAGGACCAAAAATCAGAGTTGGCAATATTGAACCCATAGAGCTGAAAGAAAATGACAGGGTAATTTTATCAGCTCAAGCAGAAGGCAGTGAAATACCTGTGAGTTTAGAAAACTTCTCAAACTACCTTAAAGTAGGGGACACAATCTACCTAAATGATGGCTTTATACAGTTAAAGGTAGAAGACATTAAAGGAAAAAAAGTGCACTGCATTTGTCTAATAGGCGGAAAACTCTCATCACACAAGGGCATAAATTTGCCAGGAGCGGATTTACCCCTAAAAGCCATAGGTGATTTTGAAAAACAATGCATTGGTTTTGCAAAAGATATTGGCATTGATGCGATAAGCGTATCATTTGCCCAAAACAGGCAAGATATATTAGATGCTAAAGCCTACTGCGAACAAATTGGCTACAATCCATTTATTATTGCTAAGATTGAGCGCTTTAAAGCTATTGAAAATATTAATGAAATACTAGAAGAATCAAATGGTATCATGGTAGCAAGAGGTGATTTAGGCGTAGAAACACCTATTGAATCCATAGCAATCCTCCAAAAGCAGCTTATACAAAAAGCCAATATGTTAGGAAAACCAGTCATCACTGCCACCCAGATGCTTGAGTCTATGGTAGAAAACATAAGACCCACACGCGCAGAAGCAACAGATGTGGCAAACGCAATACTTGACGGTACAGACTGCGTAATGCTATCAGAAGAGTCTGCTATTGGCAAGTATCCCGATATAGCTGTTTTGATGTTATCAAAAATTGCCCAACACACAGAACACAAACGCTACATATACCCTATCTACGAAACACTCTCAAAAGTGCTATCTTCTAAAACTATATCTTTAGAAGATACTATGGCTGTAAATGTATTTACAACTGTAAAAAATCTAAATCCGCTCTTGCTTGTAACACCTACAACTAGCGGTGCAACCGTACGCCGCATGAGCAGGTTTAAGCTACCCATATGGATACTTGGTGTAAGTCATAATAAAAATGTAACACAAAACTTAGAGTTTTCCTATGGTGTATACCCAATATATGAAGAAGAGTTGCCGCAAGATTGGAAAAGCTATATCCAATCACTTATTGGCAAACAAGACTCTTTTTTTGTACTAGTAAGGGGACCTTCTAGGAAAAACCCAGATGCAAATAACTCATTGGAGATTGTAAGGCTGGGGGTAGGGCTACCTATATAA
- the iolB gene encoding 5-deoxy-glucuronate isomerase: protein MQLKIKHSYDASGAVKNIYLSHLKISGQFEVFDERCETAVILLSGAVEVFWGEKYLLQRKNVFEEKASAIYVPRNTKISLFANKESEIAVCKTMVSNDSKLSIILPSNIKEQLRGNEGFKRKVYDILDENSPSLKLVVGETINFKGEWSSFPPHKHDENTAKEVKMEEIYLFKLNPDDGFGLQRIYTEDKVLDEALVVESNDIVLIPKGYHPVCVIPGYELYYLWVLVGDSKKLMPNTQEKYKWLIK, encoded by the coding sequence ATGCAGCTTAAAATAAAGCACTCTTACGATGCAAGCGGTGCTGTTAAAAATATTTATTTATCGCATTTAAAGATTTCTGGCCAATTTGAGGTTTTTGATGAGCGCTGCGAAACAGCTGTAATTTTGCTATCTGGCGCAGTAGAGGTATTTTGGGGGGAAAAGTACTTACTACAAAGAAAAAATGTATTTGAAGAAAAAGCGAGTGCTATTTATGTTCCGCGCAATACCAAAATATCGCTATTTGCAAATAAAGAAAGCGAAATTGCTGTATGTAAAACTATGGTTTCTAATGATTCAAAATTATCCATAATTTTACCTTCTAATATCAAGGAGCAATTAAGAGGAAACGAAGGTTTTAAAAGAAAAGTTTATGATATTTTGGATGAAAATAGCCCATCTTTAAAGCTTGTTGTCGGTGAAACTATAAATTTTAAGGGTGAGTGGTCAAGTTTTCCACCGCACAAGCACGATGAAAATACCGCTAAAGAAGTAAAAATGGAAGAAATATACCTATTTAAGCTAAACCCAGACGATGGTTTTGGTTTGCAGAGAATTTACACGGAAGATAAAGTACTTGATGAAGCACTTGTTGTTGAGTCAAATGATATCGTACTTATACCAAAAGGTTATCACCCAGTGTGCGTCATACCTGGGTATGAGCTTTATTATTTATGGGTTTTAGTTGGCGATTCAAAAAAGTTGATGCCCAATACACAAGAAAAATACAAATGGCTAATAAAGTAA
- a CDS encoding ATP-grasp domain-containing protein, which translates to MRSIIILGAGIMQVPAILTAKDLGLYVIVVDRDEEAVGFRYADLKLAIDTKDKKTLVEFAVNNKNKYNIKGVFAAADNATTAAAINEALGLIGVSSFSAKSSNNKWLSKQLWLSNNIPTPHALEVRTLKEAKKAIEKVGLPCMVKAVDSSASRGTQKLESISNLEFALEEAFRYSSAQSALIEEYVEGFEYSVETVMFNSRQYRFGIAKREYDLLPLPIETGHVNPAVLDSKTEEEMYKIVYNAAVALKIDNAPAKADMIIRKSDSKIMILEMAARLSGGFHSQYTTPLSSGMNPIKFVMQLTISDEPSLDTYTAKMNKVALCRAIFPKPGYVEKIEGIEETLKIKGIHKIFLTIKEGDTIDDYRHCAHRVCYVIASLDNYQEADNAFKLAKNKISFKIK; encoded by the coding sequence ATGAGATCTATAATTATATTGGGTGCTGGTATTATGCAAGTGCCGGCTATACTTACAGCCAAAGATTTGGGTCTTTATGTAATTGTCGTTGATAGAGATGAAGAAGCTGTAGGCTTTAGGTATGCTGATTTAAAATTAGCAATTGACACAAAGGATAAAAAGACGCTCGTTGAATTTGCAGTTAATAACAAAAATAAATACAATATAAAAGGCGTATTTGCAGCAGCAGACAATGCAACAACGGCAGCAGCTATTAATGAAGCGCTTGGGCTTATTGGTGTTAGCAGTTTTTCTGCTAAATCGTCAAACAATAAGTGGTTAAGCAAACAGCTTTGGTTAAGCAACAATATTCCTACACCACATGCTTTAGAGGTAAGAACGCTTAAAGAGGCAAAAAAAGCGATTGAAAAGGTTGGCCTTCCTTGCATGGTAAAGGCTGTTGATAGCTCAGCATCAAGAGGTACACAAAAGTTAGAAAGCATTTCAAACTTAGAATTTGCTTTAGAAGAAGCTTTTAGATATTCATCTGCACAAAGCGCTCTAATTGAAGAGTACGTGGAAGGTTTTGAGTATAGTGTCGAAACTGTAATGTTCAATTCCAGACAGTACAGGTTTGGCATAGCAAAAAGGGAGTATGATTTGTTGCCATTGCCAATTGAGACGGGCCACGTAAATCCAGCTGTTTTAGACAGTAAAACAGAAGAAGAAATGTACAAGATTGTATATAATGCTGCTGTTGCCTTAAAAATTGATAATGCACCCGCAAAGGCAGATATGATCATTAGAAAAAGCGATTCTAAAATAATGATTTTGGAAATGGCTGCAAGGCTATCGGGTGGCTTTCACTCTCAATACACAACGCCTCTATCAAGTGGGATGAACCCTATAAAGTTTGTTATGCAATTAACAATTAGCGATGAACCATCTTTAGATACATACACGGCTAAAATGAACAAAGTTGCTTTGTGTAGGGCAATTTTTCCAAAGCCTGGGTATGTAGAAAAAATTGAGGGCATAGAAGAAACACTAAAAATTAAAGGTATCCATAAAATATTTTTAACTATAAAAGAAGGTGATACAATAGATGATTATAGGCACTGCGCTCACAGGGTGTGCTATGTGATAGCAAGCCTCGATAACTATCAAGAAGCTGATAATGCTTTTAAATTAGCAAAAAATAAAATTAGCTTCAAAATAAAATAA
- a CDS encoding FkbM family methyltransferase has product MWKQRLKEIIDVGSNEYFDLLDSPTDFIDKYDNFVIFGAGGSGAKTKEYLDKLGKNVMYFVDNDINKKGTKFLGKTVKHPSEILMFENKVLIASVWWREIKQQLEVDFGLIGAIDSFIVSLESKMELENTQSNFLLKLKNDFDNYLKVFDLLDDEVSKAIYYRILKGRVFYGGLNPLFPPMPMVSYQQYSHSQVKPENGDCIVDAGAYTGDTIEEIIKENITYKKIYAFEPDDQNYAKLIENTKIYQNIEAYKYGLWDKADKLYFNAEANMGSSIASNIIQANQTIDTISLDEFFKDKEKPTLIKMDIEGAELNALLGAKEIICNYKPKLQICIYHKPEHLYQIPILLKEWVKDYKLYIGHHTYGFGDTVLYAKR; this is encoded by the coding sequence ATGTGGAAGCAAAGGCTAAAAGAAATTATTGATGTAGGTAGTAATGAGTATTTTGACCTGCTAGACTCACCTACTGACTTTATAGATAAATATGACAATTTTGTGATATTTGGCGCAGGCGGTAGTGGGGCTAAAACAAAAGAGTATTTAGATAAATTGGGTAAAAATGTAATGTATTTTGTAGATAATGATATAAATAAAAAGGGTACAAAGTTTTTGGGCAAAACTGTAAAACATCCAAGCGAGATTTTAATGTTTGAGAATAAGGTTTTAATAGCTTCTGTATGGTGGAGAGAAATTAAACAACAACTAGAAGTAGATTTTGGTCTAATAGGGGCGATTGATTCTTTTATAGTTTCATTAGAAAGTAAAATGGAATTAGAAAATACGCAAAGCAACTTTTTATTAAAATTAAAAAATGACTTTGATAATTATTTAAAAGTATTTGATTTATTAGATGATGAAGTTTCAAAAGCTATATACTATAGAATTTTAAAAGGTAGAGTATTTTATGGTGGGTTAAACCCACTTTTCCCGCCAATGCCAATGGTTTCTTATCAGCAATACTCTCATAGTCAAGTAAAGCCAGAAAATGGCGATTGTATTGTAGATGCAGGGGCATATACTGGCGATACCATAGAAGAAATTATCAAAGAAAATATTACTTACAAAAAAATTTACGCATTTGAGCCAGATGATCAAAATTATGCTAAACTTATAGAAAATACAAAAATATACCAGAATATAGAGGCCTACAAGTATGGCCTTTGGGACAAAGCCGATAAATTGTATTTTAATGCAGAAGCTAATATGGGAAGTTCAATTGCAAGCAATATTATACAGGCTAACCAGACAATTGACACAATAAGCTTAGATGAATTTTTCAAAGACAAAGAAAAGCCAACACTAATAAAAATGGATATAGAAGGTGCTGAATTAAACGCTTTGCTTGGCGCAAAAGAAATTATTTGTAACTACAAACCAAAACTGCAAATATGCATATACCACAAGCCAGAGCATTTGTACCAAATACCCATATTGTTAAAAGAATGGGTAAAGGATTATAAACTATATATTGGACATCATACATATGGTTTTGGTGACACGGTTCTTTATGCAAAGAGATAA